The following coding sequences lie in one Nakaseomyces glabratus chromosome K, complete sequence genomic window:
- the PGM1 gene encoding PGM1 (CAGL0K07480g~Putative phosphoglucomutase), which produces MQVETVPTKPYQDQKPGTSGLRKKTKVFMEEPNYTENFIQAIMDAIPEGAKDAVLVVGGDGRFYNDVIMQKIAAIGAANGVRKLIIGQNGLLSTPAASHVIRSYAEKCTGGIILTASHNPGGPENDLGIKYNLANGGPAPEPVTNKMWEVSKQLTHYKIIKDFPQVDFSKIGKDQQYGPLLVDIIDTTEDYVKFMKEIFDFKLIKEFIHKQREAKNWKLLFDSLNGITGPYGKAIFVDEFDLPADEVLQNWHPQPDFGGLHPDPNLTYAHTLVERVDREKIEFGAASDGDGDRNMIYGAGPAFVSPGDSVAIIAEYAKEIPYFQKQGIYGLARSFPTSGAIDRVAKAQGLNCYEVPTGWKFFCALFDAKKLSICGEESFGTGSNHIREKDGVWAICAWLNILALYNKHNPEKEASIKTIQEEFWAKYGRTFFTRYDYEGITTEKANKVVDLLDKFVNDPKSKNAPFPGDESLTVSDCGDFSYTDLDGSVSDHQGLFVKLSNGARFVLRLSGTGSAGATIRLYIEEYSDDKSTYTQSADQYLQKMIKSVTSFLNFKELIGTDEPTVRT; this is translated from the coding sequence ATGCAAGTTGAAACAGTGCCAACGAAGCCATATCAAGACCAGAAGCCAGGTACTTCTGgtttgagaaagaaaactaaaGTTTTCATGGAGGAGCCTAACTACACTGAGAACTTCATACAGGCGATCATGGATGCTATTCCAGAAGGAGCCAAGGATGCTGTTCTTGTGGTTGGTGGTGATGGTCGTTTCTACAACGATGTCATCATGCAGAAGATTGCGGCTATTGGTGCTGCCAATGGTGTGCGTAAGTTGATCATTGGTCAGAACGGGCTGCTGTCTACTCCAGCTGCATCTCATGTTATCAGATCCTATGCCGAGAAGTGTACCGGTGGTATTATCTTGACCGCGTCTCATAACCCTGGTGGTCCAGAGAATGACTTGGGTATCAAGTACAACTTGGCCAACGGTGGCCCAGCACCTGAGCCGGTGACCAACAAGATGTGGGAAGTCTCCAAGCAATTGACCCATTACAAGATAATCAAGGATTTCCCACAAGTCGATTTCTCCAAGATTGGTAAGGACCAGCAATACGGTCCTTTGCTAGTGGATATCATCGACACAACAGAGGATTACGTGAAGTTCATGAAAGAGATCTTCGACTTCAAATTGATCAAGGAATTTATTCACAAGCAAAGAGAAGCCAAGAACTGGAAACTGCTTTTTGACTCCTTGAACGGTATTACCGGTCCATACGGTAAGGCCATCTTCGTCGATGAATTTGACCTACCAGCTGATGAAGTACTACAAAACTGGCACCCACAACCGGACTTCGGTGGTCTGCACCCTGATCCAAATTTGACCTACGCTCACACTTTGGTCGAGAGAGTCGACCGTGAGAAGATTGAGTTTGGTGCCGCCTCAGATGGTGACGGTGACAGAAACATGATCTACGGTGCTGGCCCAGCTTTCGTCTCTCCTGGTGACTCTGTTGCCATCATTGCTGAGTACGCTAAGGAAATTCCATACTTCCAAAAGCAAGGTATCTACGGTCTAGCCCGTTCTTTCCCAACTTCTGGTGCCATTGACCGTGTCGCCAAGGCTCAAGGCTTGAACTGTTACGAAGTGCCAACTGGCTGGAAGTTCTTCTGTGCTTTATTCGATGCTAAGAAGCTGTCCATCTGTGGTGAAGAATCCTTCGGTACTGGTTCCAACCACATCAGAGAAAAGGATGGTGTGTGGGCCATCTGTGCTTGGTTGAACATCCTTGCACTTTACAACAAGCACAACCCAGAGAAGGAAGCCTCTATTAAGACCATCCAAGAAGAATTCTGGGCCAAGTACGGCCGTACTTTCTTCACTCGTTACGACTACGAAGGTATCACTACTGAAAAGGCTAACAAAGTTGTGGATTTGCTAGACAAGTTTGTCAATGATCCAAAATCCAAGAACGCTCCATTCCCAGGCGACGAGTCCTTAACTGTCTCCGACTGTGGTGACTTCTCTTACACAGACCTAGACGGTTCTGTATCAGACCACCAAGGCCTGTTCGTCAAGCTATCCAATGGTGCCAGATTCGTACTAAGATTGTCAGGAACAGGTTCCGCAGGTGCTACCATCAGACTATACATCGAAGAATACAGTGACGACAAGTCTACCTACACACAATCTGCAGACCAATACTTGCAAAAGATGATAAAGTCTGTCACTTCATTCCTAAACTTCAAGGAATTGATCGGTACCGATGAGCCAACAGTCCGTACCTGA
- the PMU3 gene encoding phosphoglycerate mutase family protein (CAGL0K07568g~Protein with a phosphomutase-like domain), whose translation MILHKLLLLLNLDWNPDNTAQDLDFRALPGYFKGYTVQDTPDTKINATIFDFLALDDRFSNWQQMYQAIPNDTETHSYKLVILARHGQGYHNIGYDRYGEKAWYDYWARLDGDQYGNWFDSELTPLGKKQALEAGQTYLTNLTDGLQRLPDKFFVSPLRRCLDTCIREWEPIFAKHKPANSTVHVKVIEYLRETLGIDKSNERVDHSQALAEYQDHKYNTSDVTVHFDYPDDYAEKDQLWQPEHLETYPELDRRIKVGLREVFSSVNATDRVLSLTVHSDVIESILRNIKHPALVGLQTGKVIYTVVETTKKPADDQSILVVS comes from the coding sequence ATGATCCTTCATAAATTGCTATTGTTGCTAAATTTGGACTGGAATCCTGACAACACAGCCCAGGATTTGGACTTCAGGGCATTGCCTGGATATTTCAAAGGGTACACTGTCCAGGACACTCCTGACACCAAAATCAATGCTACCATCTTTGACTTTTTGGCATTAGATGATAGATTTAGCAATTGGCAACAGATGTACCAAGCCATCCCAAATGATACCGAAACTCATTCGTACAAGCTGGTTATTCTGGCTAGACACGGCCAGGGTTATCATAATATCGGGTATGATAGGTATGGTGAAAAGGCTTGGTATGATTATTGGGCAAGGTTAGACGGTGACCAGTACGGTAATTGGTTTGATTCTGAATTGACACCATTAGGTAAGAAACAAGCCCTAGAGGCTGGCCAAACATATTTGACAAACTTGACTGACGGTCTGCAACGCTTACCAGATAAGTTTTTCGTTTCACCATTAAGACGATGCCTAGACACATGCATCAGAGAGTGGGAACCAATATTTGCTAAGCACAAGCCAGCAAATTCCACTGTTCATGTCAAAGTCATTGAGTATTTAAGAGAAACCCTTGGTATAGATAAGTCAAACGAACGTGTAGATCATTCACAGGCTCTAGCAGAATACCAGGATCACAAATATAACACCAGCGATGTTACTGTTCATTTTGATTATCCAGATGACTATGCAGAAAAAGATCAATTATGGCAACCAGAACATTTGGAAACCTATCCTGAATTGGATAGAAGAATCAAAGTAGGATTACGTGAGGTTTTCTCCAGTGTTAATGCCACTGATAGAGTTCTTTCATTGACAGTTCACTCTGATGTCATTGAAAGTATCCTGAGAAATATAAAACACCCAGCATTAGTCGGTTTGCAAACGGGCAAAGTAATTTACACAGTGGTGGAAACAACCAAAAAACCTGCGGATGATCAATCAATTCTCGTAGTATCTTAA
- the YHM2 gene encoding Yhm2p (CAGL0K07436g~Ortholog(s) have DNA binding, tricarboxylate secondary active transmembrane transporter activity and role in alpha-ketoglutarate transport, mitochondrial citrate transport, mitochondrial genome maintenance) yields the protein MAQTIEKKPVSFSNILLGAGLNLSEVTTLGQPLEVVKTTMAAHREFNFLQATKHVWSRGGIFGFYQGLIPWAWIEASTKGAVLLFVSAEAEYRFKVLGLNNFGAGIMGGITGGVTQAYLTMGFCTCMKTVEITRQKAANVPGVIPQSSWQVFKSIYKKEGIRGINKGVNAVAIRQMTNWGSRFGLSRLVEDGIRKLTGKTGKDDKLTALEKIMASAIGGGLSAWNQPIEVIRVEMQSKKEDPNRPKNLTVGKTFKYIYQSNGLKGLYRGVTPRVGLGIWQTVFMVGFGDMAREFVAKLTGEKPAAKH from the coding sequence ATGGCTCaaacaatagaaaagaaacctGTTTCATTCTCTAATATACTGCTGGGTGCTGGGTTGAACTTGTCGGAGGTCACAACTCTTGGCCAACCATTAGAAGTGGTTAAGACCACTATGGCTGCTCACAGAGAATTCAATTTCTTACAAGCTACAAAGCATGTATGGTCTCGTGGTGGTATATTCGGTTTTTACCAAGGGCTAATTCCATGGGCTTGGATCGAAGCCTCCACTAAAGGTGCCGTgcttttatttgtttctgCTGAGGCTGAATACAGATTCAAGGTGCTAGGGCTCAATAACTTTGGTGCTGGTATCATGGGTGGTATCACTGGTGGTGTCACTCAAGCTTATTTAACCATGGGGTTCTGTACCTGTATGAAGACTGTGGAGATCACAAGACAAAAGGCCGCTAATGTTCCAGGTGTTATTCCTCAATCATCATGGCAAGTGTTCAAGTCCATCTATAAGAAGGAAGGTATTAGAGGTATCAATAAAGGTGTAAATGCCGTTGCTATTAGACAAATGACTAACTGGGGTTCCCGTTTTGGTCTATCGAGATTAGTTGAAGATGGTATCAGAAAACTCACTGGTAAAACTGGAAAAGATGATAAGCTAACTGCTCTTGAAAAGATCATGGCAAGTGCCATTGGTGGTGGTTTGAGTGCATGGAATCAGCCAATCGAGGTTATTAGAGTAGAAATGCAATCTAAGAAAGAAGATCCAAATAGACCTAAAAACCTAACTGTTGGTAAGACTTTCAAGTATATCTACCAAAGTAACGGTCTTAAGGGTTTGTACCGTGGTGTCACACCTAGAGTTGGTCTAGGTATCTGGCAAACTGTCTTCATGGTTGGTTTCGGTGACATGGCCAGAGAATTTGTTGCTAAACTAACTGGTGAAAAGCCAGCTGCAAAGCACTGA
- the PMU2 gene encoding phosphoglycerate mutase family protein (CAGL0K07546g~Putative phosphate starvation inducible acid phosphatase; contains a phosphomutase-like domain; functionally complements a S. cerevisiae pho5 mutant; transcript abundance during phosphate starvation regulated by Pho4p): MILHKLLLLLNLDWNPDNTAKDLEFTAMPGYFKGYTVQDTPDSKINATAIDFLQFDDRFSNWQQLYQSIPNDTETHSYKLVILARHGQGYHNVAYDKYGEKAWYDYWSRLNGDQDGNWFDAELTPLGKKQALETGNTYLTNMTDGLQRLPDKFFVSPLRRCLDTCIREWEPIFAKHKPANSTVHVKVLEYMRETLGIDTSNERVVHSQALAEYQNHRYNTSDVTVHFDYPEDYSERDQLWQPNHLETNDEIDRRTKIGLREMFSSVNTTDKVISLTAHHDVIESILRNIKHPTIDDLETGKLVYTVIDVSKVPADDQSVIVVS; encoded by the coding sequence ATGATCCTTCATAAATTGCTATTGTTGCTAAATTTGGACTGGAATCCTGACAACACAGCTAAGGATTTGGAGTTCACAGCAATGCCAGGATATTTTAAAGGGTACACTGTCCAGGATACTCCAGATTCCAAAATTAATGCTACTGCAATTGATTTCTTGCAGTTTGATGATAGATTTAGCAATTGGCAACAATTATATCAATCCATCCCAAATGATACCGAAACTCATTCATACAAGCTGGTCATTCTGGCCAGACACGGCCAGGGTTATCACAATGTTGCCTATGACAAATATGGTGAGAAGGCTTGGTATGATTATTGGTCCAGATTGAATGGTGACCAAGATGGTAATTGGTTTGATGCAGAACTGACGCCTTTGGGTAAGAAACAAGCTCTAGAAACCGGCAATACTTACCTGACAAATATGACTGATGGTCTGCAACGCTTACCAGATAAGTTTTTCGTTTCACCATTAAGACGATGCCTAGACACATGCATCAGAGAGTGGGAACCAATATTTGCTAAGCACAAGCCAGCAAATTCTACTGTTCATGTTAAGGTACTCGAATATATGAGAGAAACTCTTGGAATAGACACATCTAATGAACGTGTGGTTCATTCTCAAGCACTTGCAGAGTACCAAAATCATAGATATAATACCAGTGATGTTACTGTTCATTTTGATTATCCTGAGGATTACTCAGAAAGGGACCAACTATGGCAACCAAATCATTTGGAAACtaatgatgaaattgatagaagaacaaaaattgGGCTACGTGAAATGTTCTCCAGTGTCAACACTACTGATAAAGTAATTTCCTTGACAGCTCACCACGATGTCATTGAAAGTATTCTAAGAAATATTAAACATCCTACTATTGATGACCTGGAAACTGGAAAACTAGTTTACACTGTGATCGATGTATCAAAAGTTCCAGCTGATGACCAATCGGTCATCGTAGTATCCTAA
- a CDS encoding uncharacterized protein (CAGL0K07502g~Protein of unknown function) → MEVIHSVIAPALYSLLVSLPPLLVQSLPSTPHPHSLRHPSVAPLPSPSRFTANSCSFSPSLLLSFSFSFSPPCPCPSTHRLPRKTSPYKLEGSPPPLTLCLWSLYTVTVAPRTYYVNLDLSRLLALQSLRVLLIQRCGPPTNFTKHSVLHYTLHHIISTCIAISMSSRVLGYNTWLLFPFVLATSNKHVGSELQRMCLPSSLRNYRTMEGEVG, encoded by the coding sequence ATGGAAGTGATTCACTCAGTAATAGCGCCCGCACTCTACAGCCTTCTAGTCTCCCTTCCCCCCCTTCTTGTGCAGTCACTCCCCTCCACCCCCCACCCCCATTCCCTCCGCCATCCCTCTGTTGCCCCCCTGCCCTCTCCCTCCAGGTTTACCGCCAATTCCTGCTCCTTCTCTCCTTCTCTCCTTCTCtccttctccttctccttctctCCCCCCTGCCCCTGCCCCTCCACTCATCGCCTTCCGCGAAAAACTTCCCCTTACAAACTCGAGGgctcccccccccccttgACACTCTGCCTTTGGTCCCTCTACACAGTAACAGTCGCACCCCGCACGTATTATGTAAACCTCGATCTTTCTCGATTGCTTGCTCTCCAATCCCTACGGGTGCTTCTAATACAACGGTGTGGGCCCCCCACCAACTTCACAAAACACAGTGTGTTGCATTATACGTTACATCACATTATAAGTACGTGCATAGCTATTTCAATGTCTTCTCGTGTTTTGGGATATAACACGTGGTTACTATTTCCATTTGTGCTAGCAACTAGCAACAAGCATGTGGGTTCAGAACTGCAACGTATGTGCCTCCCTAGTTCTTTAAGAAACTACCGTACAATGGAGGGGGAAGTGGGGTGA
- the PMU1 gene encoding PMU1 (CAGL0K07524g~Protein with a phosphomutase-like domain), with amino-acid sequence MILHRLLLLLNLDWNREVEMTVQDLDVRALPGYFKGYSARDTPETRHNATELDFLAFDDQFTTWKQLYQAIPKDTDTHSYKLLVLARHGEGYHNAAEARYGEKAWNEYWSKLEGDQYGSWLDAELTPLGKKQALEAGQTYLTNLTDGLQLLPHKFFVSPMRRCLDTYIREWEPVFSTHRPSNATVNVKVIEYLRETLGVHTCDERVSHSQALSEYQDHRYNNSDVTVHFDYPGNYSEKDQLWYPDHRETKAEMDRRTRIGLREMFSSVNTTDKVISLTCHSGVIASVLRNIKHPAIDHLQTGKLVYAVVELSKAPTDDQPMLVVS; translated from the coding sequence ATGATCCTACATAGACTGCTTCTGTTGCTGAACCTGGACTGGAATCGCGAAGTCGAGATGACAGTGCAGGACTTGGACGTAAGAGCGTTGCCTGGGTACTTCAAAGGGTACTCCGCTAGGGACACGCCCGAGACCAGGCATAATGCCACAGAGCTTGACTTCCTGGCGTTTGACGACCAGTTCACCACTTGGAAACAGCTGTACCAGGCCATTCCCAAGGATACGGACACCCATTCCTATAAGCTTCTCGTGCTGGCCAGACACGGCGAGGGCTACCACAACGCCGCGGAGGCCCGGTACGGCGAGAAAGCCTGGAACGAGTATTGGTCGAAACTCGAGGGCGACCAGTACGGCAGCTGGCTGGACGCCGAGCTGACGCCGTTGGGGAAGAAACAGGCCCTGGAGGCCGGCCAAACTTACCTGACTAACCTGACTGACGGCCTCCAACTACTACCACATAAGTTTTTCGTCTCACCAATGAGACGCTGTCTTGATACCTACATCAGAGAATGGGAGCCGGTGTTCTCCACCCATAGGCCTTCAAATGCAACTGTCAACGTAAAAGTCATCGAGTACTTGAGGGAAACTTTAGGTGTGCACACGTGTGATGAACGTGTAAGCCACTCCCAGGCTTTGTCAGAATACCAGGACCACAGGTATAACAACAGTGATGTCACTGTCCATTTCGACTACCCTGGTAATTACTCGGAGAAGGATCAGCTATGGTATCCCGACCATAGAGAGACTAAAGCAGAAATGGatagaagaacaagaataGGGTTGCGTGAGATGTTCTCAAGTGTCAATACTACGGACAAGGTGATATCATTGACATGCCATTCCGGTGTTATCGCCAGTGTGCTGAGAAACATAAAACACCCAGCTATAGACCACTTGCAAACGGGGAAACTTGTATATGCTGTGGTAGAGCTATCTAAGGCGCCTACAGATGATCAACCAATGCTTGTTGTGTCATAA
- a CDS encoding serine/threonine-protein kinase (CAGL0K07458g~Ortholog(s) have protein serine/threonine kinase activity): MYGWKLHRFKFGRGKDDDSRKKKMIISSSQSSLNSADTAAGDSIFSRPSVERRDTVTAANGSIAPVRVSQDSYMSYFKESNENMSKFDLPSWLRSHKDSFSPFNSSSNSSSNLGSNRDSSMTDVTELLNDTAFKSTPFDRIDENMHSGLLTVKVYSGSNFTMPVPITSDQGILHNLLNSSISSLEGDNNTYAEMEQLITQLSQVHLANQTSEEQLISNAFSSTFIPAVIKVPGHDDYPLIYMTVEYDNTMATIYPEGGTISKPVFNKISTFDVTRKLPFLKCSVFIKIPSALLPSMRWQQEAALADPNMRSILETIHAGKEIFLDSFTLPVVLDMNSASNFRLFNHQWINLKQGLGTINLTVDFKPSYSKPVGIDDFELLTVLGKGSYGKVMQVRKKDTQKIYALKAIRKSYIVAKSEVIHTLAERTILARVECPFIVPLKFTFQTPEKLYLVLACINGGELFHHLQREGIFDISRARFYASELLLALDSLHKMDVVYRDLKPENILLDSQGHIALCDFGLCKLNMKDNEKTSTFCGTPEYLAPEVLLGKGYTKVVDWWTLGVLLYEMLTGLPPYYDENVSEMYKKILKSPLIFPDGMDPDAKDLLKRLLNRDPNRRLGANGADEIKNHKFFNDLIWDSIWNKEYLPPFRPDVQNANDTSNFDNEFTKQKPVDSVIDEYLSESVQNQFKGWSYLGSEQLGSSMA; this comes from the coding sequence ATGTACGGTTGGAAGCTGCACAGGTTTAAGTTCGGTAGAGGTAAAGACGATGACAGtagaaagaagaagatgataataAGCTCTTCGCAGAGCTCGCTGAATAGCGCGGATACGGCCGCGGGTGACTCGATATTTAGCAGGCCTTCCGTCGAGAGGAGAGACACAGTTACAGCGGCGAATGGTTCTATAGCACCTGTGCGTGTGTCGCAGGATTCTTACATGTCCTATTTCAAAGAGAGCAACGAGAACATGTCCAAGTTCGATTTGCCATCCTGGTTGCGCTCGCACAAGGACAGCTTCTCGCCATTTAACAGCAGCTCAAACTCGAGTTCTAATCTCGGAAGCAACAGAGACAGCTCGATGACGGATGTCACGGAGCTGCTTAACGACACAGCATTCAAGAGCACCCCGTTCGATAGAATTGATGAGAATATGCACTCCGGCCTGCTCACAGTGAAAGTTTACTCCGGAAGTAACTTCACCATGCCTGTGCCAATCACTTCAGACCAAGGCATATTGCATAACCTTCTGAACTCCTCAATCTCAAGCTTAGAAGGCGATAACAACACTTACGCGGAAATGGAACAGCTTATAACACAACTCTCGCAGGTGCATCTGGCTAACCAAACCTCAGAAGAGCAGCTTATATCTAATGCATTCTCATCTACATTCATCCCAGCAGTCATTAAAGTCCCGGGACATGACGACTACCCACTGATATACATGACAGTAGAATACGACAACACAATGGCCACAATATACCCTGAAGGTGGCACGATATCAAAGCCCGTTTTCAATAAGATATCCACTTTTGACGTGACTCGCAAACTGCCCTTCCTTAAGTGTAGTGTATTCATAAAAATTCCATCAGCCCTACTACCTTCAATGAGATGGCAACAAGAGGCTGCACTAGCTGACCCGAACATGAGATCTATTCTAGAAACTATACATGCTGGCAAAGAAATATTCTTAGATTCGTTTACTTTACCGGTAGTGCTGGATATGAACTCAGCTTCAAACTTCAGATTATTCAATCATCAATGGATTAATCTCAAACAGGGGCTCGGGACCATCAACCTGACCGTTGACTTCAAACCCTCATATAGCAAACCAGTTGGTATTGATGACTTTGAACTGTTAACTGTATTGGGGAAAGGTTCATATGGTAAAGTGATGCAGGTAAGAAAAAAGGATACACAAAAGATTTATGCATTAAAAGCTATCAGGAAATCATATATTGTGGCGAAATCAGAAGTCATCCATACATTAGCAGAGAGAACAATCCTAGCACGAGTGGAATGTCCTTTTATTGTGCCATTGAAATTTACCTTTCAAACGCCAGAAAAGCTTTATTTAGTACTTGCATGTATAAATGGCGGTGAATTATTCCATCATTTACAAAGAGAAggtatttttgatatttctaGGGCTAGGTTTTATGCATCAGAACTTCTTCTTGCGTTAGACTCGTTGCATAAAATGGATGTGGTTTATCGTGATTTGAAACCTGAGAATATCCTGCTTGATTCACAAGGTCATATTGCGCTTTGTGATTTTGGTTTATGTAAGTTGAATATGAAAGATAATGAGAAGACTTCAACATTTTGTGGTACACCTGAATATCTCGCACCTGAGGTACTTTTAGGGAAAGGATATACCAAAGTCGTAGACTGGTGGACCTTAGGTGTTTTGCTTTATGAGATGTTAACAGGTTTACCTCCTTACTACGACGAAAATGTAAGCGAAATGTACAAGAAAATACTAAAAAGCCCACTGATATTTCCGGATGGTATGGATCCTGACGCTAAGGACTTATTGAAAAGGCTCCTGAATCGTGATCCTAATAGAAGATTAGGTGCCAATGGTGCCGATGAGATTAAAAACCATAAATTCTTTAATGACTTAATCTGGGATAGCATATGGAATAAAGAATATCTTCCACCTTTTAGACCAGACGTGCAAAACGCAAATGATACTAGcaattttgataatgagTTTACGAAACAAAAGCCAGTTGATAGTGTTATCGATGAATACTTAAGTGAAAGTGTTCAGAATCAATTTAAAGGATGGTCTTATTTGGGTTCCGAACAACTAGGAAGCTCGATGGCCTGA